A region of Pyxidicoccus parkwaysis DNA encodes the following proteins:
- a CDS encoding glycogen debranching protein, with product MSTPRLTRLKGAALATVLFAFGCSESDYVRLYHSEARAPSYSVEDVESMKYMGPTFADRGVNFALYSENATRLELLLFDDPEVNRPTRTYEMTRYGDVWSVYVEGVGLGQNYGFRAWGPNWEYDPDWFPGSIKGFKADVDAYGNRFNPNKLLTDPYSKALHRDHDWSKGSTASGPARTEVTYAASAKSVIVQSGYQWSEVEQQWRANRQDENWKGHSWNDLVVYEVHAKGFTADPASGVRFPGTYRGMGEKADYFKDLGITAVELLPIHEKPLDGGYWGYQTINFFAPELSYAAMKQPHQVVDEFKWMVEEFHKRGIEVIVDVVFNHTGEGGLWREKLETDDVLPGEPLESLDPAEVAGLYSFRGIDNQAYYALNPDRRTYWNNTGVGNQTRPNHRPMRKLTVDSLRYYAEELHVDGFRFDLAPILGERDGDFNRWDDPRNTVLQEIIDDPVLQKYNTRIIAEPWSAGGWYCLPMGEFPNSLTQPGAGWYEWNGRFRDWWRAFINRDDWKLNSNEGSLCGKPGAADGPFLMYGSRDWYARNNRKPYHSMNFITVHDGFTMYDLFAYDKKENKCGPLNPVCCDTPNSPFCDKVSGEDNNRSRNWGAVGDERGESLRRQMMRNAFMSMMISHGTPMILGGDEWMRTQLGNNNAYSTRADNPFNWYQWGAYLARDERHRMHDFVKAAIRLRKEHAYAFAPSDYDKGAPLAWKSAQNTDDVQWDSKQLMIHYYDVSYGPELVVLINMEPRAVEFTLPEVKGRQWKRLIDTQAYFDSAAYLTSAGLSSRVTGNASLDAPAPVPGTTYGVPERTIVVLRAE from the coding sequence AACTTCGCCCTCTACTCGGAGAACGCCACCCGGCTGGAGCTGCTGCTCTTCGATGACCCGGAAGTGAACCGCCCCACGCGCACCTACGAGATGACGCGCTACGGGGACGTGTGGAGCGTCTACGTGGAGGGCGTGGGCCTGGGCCAGAACTACGGCTTCCGCGCCTGGGGACCCAACTGGGAGTACGACCCCGACTGGTTCCCCGGCTCCATCAAGGGCTTCAAGGCGGACGTGGACGCCTACGGCAACCGCTTCAATCCCAACAAGCTGCTGACGGACCCGTACTCCAAGGCGCTCCACAGAGATCACGACTGGAGCAAGGGCAGCACCGCCTCCGGCCCGGCGCGCACGGAAGTCACGTACGCGGCCTCCGCGAAGAGCGTCATCGTCCAGAGCGGCTACCAGTGGAGCGAAGTCGAACAGCAGTGGCGCGCCAACCGCCAGGACGAGAACTGGAAGGGCCACTCGTGGAACGACCTGGTCGTCTACGAGGTCCACGCCAAGGGCTTCACCGCGGACCCCGCCAGCGGCGTGCGCTTCCCCGGCACCTACCGAGGCATGGGCGAGAAGGCGGACTACTTCAAGGACCTGGGCATCACCGCCGTGGAGCTCTTGCCCATCCACGAGAAGCCGCTGGACGGCGGGTACTGGGGCTACCAGACCATCAACTTCTTCGCGCCCGAGCTGTCCTACGCGGCCATGAAGCAGCCGCACCAGGTGGTGGACGAGTTCAAGTGGATGGTGGAGGAGTTCCACAAGCGCGGCATCGAAGTGATTGTCGACGTGGTCTTCAACCACACCGGCGAGGGCGGCCTGTGGCGCGAGAAGCTGGAGACGGACGACGTCCTGCCCGGTGAGCCGCTGGAGTCGTTGGACCCGGCGGAAGTCGCGGGCCTCTACTCGTTCCGCGGCATCGACAATCAGGCGTACTACGCGCTCAACCCGGACCGCCGCACGTACTGGAACAACACGGGCGTGGGCAACCAGACGCGGCCCAACCACCGGCCCATGCGCAAGCTCACCGTGGACAGCCTCCGCTACTACGCGGAGGAGCTGCACGTGGACGGCTTCCGCTTCGACCTGGCGCCCATCCTGGGAGAGCGCGACGGCGACTTCAACCGCTGGGACGACCCGCGCAACACGGTGTTGCAGGAGATCATCGACGACCCCGTGCTCCAGAAGTACAACACCCGCATCATCGCCGAGCCCTGGAGCGCGGGCGGCTGGTACTGCCTGCCCATGGGCGAGTTCCCCAACTCGCTCACGCAGCCGGGTGCGGGCTGGTACGAGTGGAACGGCCGCTTCCGCGACTGGTGGCGCGCCTTCATCAACCGCGACGACTGGAAGCTCAACTCCAACGAGGGCTCGCTGTGCGGCAAGCCCGGCGCGGCGGATGGCCCCTTCCTGATGTACGGCAGCCGGGACTGGTACGCGCGCAACAACCGCAAGCCGTACCACTCGATGAACTTCATCACCGTGCACGACGGCTTCACGATGTACGACTTGTTCGCCTACGACAAGAAGGAGAACAAGTGCGGGCCGCTCAACCCGGTGTGCTGCGACACGCCCAACAGCCCGTTCTGCGACAAGGTCAGCGGCGAGGACAACAACCGCTCGCGCAACTGGGGTGCGGTGGGCGACGAGCGCGGTGAGAGCCTGCGCCGGCAGATGATGCGCAACGCCTTCATGTCCATGATGATCAGCCACGGCACGCCCATGATTCTGGGCGGCGACGAGTGGATGCGCACGCAGCTGGGCAACAACAACGCGTACTCCACGCGCGCGGACAACCCGTTCAACTGGTACCAGTGGGGCGCGTACCTCGCGCGCGACGAGCGCCACCGGATGCACGACTTCGTGAAGGCCGCCATCCGCCTGCGCAAGGAGCACGCGTATGCCTTTGCTCCGTCGGACTACGACAAGGGCGCGCCGCTGGCCTGGAAGAGCGCGCAGAACACCGACGACGTGCAATGGGACAGCAAGCAGCTGATGATTCACTACTACGACGTGTCCTACGGGCCGGAACTGGTGGTGCTCATCAACATGGAGCCGCGCGCGGTGGAGTTCACCCTCCCCGAGGTGAAGGGCCGCCAGTGGAAGCGCCTCATCGACACGCAGGCGTACTTCGACAGCGCGGCGTACCTCACGAGCGCGGGGCTGAGCAGCCGCGTCACGGGCAACGCGTCGCTGGACGCGCCGGCGCCGGTGCCGGGCACGACGTACGGCGTCCCGGAGCGCACCATCGTCGTCCTGCGCGCGGAGTAG
- a CDS encoding carbohydrate porin, with amino-acid sequence MRVPPARLGASLLLLLCPLLALADAPRDRFGAAGYFRIMTRPDFSGGSGQLGYYWLYGRLLNESPYAELNLKLDVLQATPGSDEVWAEVHTRFSGTSIRSADPGNGSFVNFTADYLFVRAGNILLDRVTWQLGTLESRWNDLHIYDQRPGTLLYNTVGLSGTYTGDRYDVLLAVGDSGYSLRPKKYNTVLTTAGHFRYRLIPGHLEVGVRAQVGYEPSVRGNRNALYASPGINYEDYVRRQVVQRYFENNPGQEDLVPVLNPRSAVSFMTAGYLGFGNWGPLVWDNMYLTFERKHPDQSYTENYRGRDWTVYIADQTDQRYEASFGNEAYFRIIPEKLEALWGIWVGYAFNKDNRIKPGDDDRLIASTVLRLQYFLTDRVHLLAETSIAREKSENGNMFRNHVDSVFTSTHGMPDSRGLEFGDSDVRNTWQGKVGIVLQPTGKGIYARPSLRLLYGIQYSSQHAAYGNSFVESLDQYNLYVGPESHWHSVVAIEAEGWF; translated from the coding sequence ATGCGAGTCCCGCCCGCGCGCCTCGGCGCCTCCCTGCTGCTTCTTCTCTGCCCGCTCCTGGCCCTGGCCGACGCTCCCCGAGACCGTTTCGGGGCCGCGGGCTACTTCCGCATCATGACCCGCCCGGACTTCTCGGGCGGCTCCGGTCAGCTCGGCTACTACTGGCTCTACGGCCGGCTCCTCAACGAAAGCCCCTACGCCGAGCTCAACCTGAAGCTGGACGTGCTCCAGGCCACGCCGGGCTCCGACGAGGTCTGGGCCGAGGTGCACACGCGCTTCTCCGGCACGTCCATCCGCTCGGCGGACCCGGGCAACGGCTCGTTCGTCAACTTCACCGCGGATTACCTCTTCGTGCGCGCCGGCAACATCCTGCTCGACAGGGTGACGTGGCAGCTCGGCACGCTGGAGAGCCGGTGGAACGACCTGCACATCTACGACCAGCGGCCCGGCACGCTGCTCTACAACACGGTGGGCCTGTCCGGCACGTACACGGGAGACCGCTACGACGTGCTGCTGGCCGTCGGTGACAGCGGCTACTCGCTGCGGCCGAAGAAGTACAACACGGTGCTCACCACCGCCGGGCACTTCCGCTACCGGCTGATTCCGGGCCACCTCGAGGTCGGCGTGCGCGCCCAGGTGGGCTACGAGCCGTCCGTGCGCGGCAACCGCAACGCGCTCTACGCGTCGCCCGGTATCAACTACGAGGACTACGTCCGCCGCCAGGTGGTGCAGCGCTACTTCGAGAACAACCCGGGCCAGGAAGATTTGGTGCCGGTGCTGAACCCGCGCAGCGCGGTGTCCTTCATGACGGCCGGCTACCTGGGCTTCGGTAACTGGGGCCCGCTCGTCTGGGACAACATGTACCTGACCTTCGAGCGCAAGCACCCGGACCAGTCGTACACGGAGAACTACCGGGGCCGGGACTGGACTGTGTACATCGCGGACCAGACGGACCAGCGCTACGAGGCGAGCTTCGGCAACGAGGCGTACTTCAGAATCATCCCCGAGAAGCTGGAGGCGCTCTGGGGCATCTGGGTGGGCTACGCCTTCAACAAGGACAACCGCATCAAGCCGGGGGATGATGATCGGCTCATCGCCTCCACGGTGCTGCGGCTCCAGTACTTCCTCACCGACCGCGTCCACCTGCTGGCGGAGACGAGCATCGCTCGCGAGAAGAGCGAGAACGGCAACATGTTCCGCAACCACGTGGACTCGGTATTCACCAGCACGCACGGCATGCCGGACTCGCGCGGCCTGGAGTTCGGTGACAGCGACGTGCGCAACACGTGGCAGGGCAAGGTGGGCATCGTGCTCCAGCCCACGGGCAAAGGCATCTACGCGCGTCCCAGCCTGCGCCTGCTCTACGGCATCCAGTACTCCTCGCAGCACGCGGCGTACGGCAACTCCTTCGTGGAGAGCCTGGACCAGTACAACCTGTACGTCGGCCCCGAGAGCCACTGGCACTCGGTGGTCGCCATCGAGGCCGAAGGATGGTTCTGA
- a CDS encoding alpha-amylase family glycosyl hydrolase, translating to MVLRQRWALAALFLAVGASGCLLKSSPAPVLAPNGTVVAVAYVRDDKLKRGVVADVPQGVRQRVAEALAKRNLQVQEVPYEQYAAEFAKVTESQRRYAMLTAHAPNAALYLLVETRVSFFGEVSGRFSWEVFVRTTAGRANSTLEATSTTQDYSAALQYDQQRENDAQLEVSRQIAGQAASLFDSFLASPMTVPVTDGGPAVVPGLNAPAGEGIKPGTSTPSEPPKPPEGGAADGGTAWVPPAGDAIYFVMVDRFANGDARNDGKVDLKDAQAFHGGDLQGVISRLDELKSLGVRTVWLSPVFQMRTEKFYGYGAFHGYWVEDFGKVEPRFGDEALLVKLSEELRRRDMRLVLDVVLNHVGPETKLVREKPQWFHGLGPIDNWNDPRELTMRDVHGLPDLAVEKDEVYQHLLSNSLRWVDAVKPAGFRLDAVKHMPLEFWARYNDALRAHAGKDFLLLGEMLDGDVVLLADTMTKGHFGTMFDFPLAFALVDVFCRDRSPSHLGAVLFNDRLYPAPGSLVTLVDNHDLPRVMSECGGDVERVKQALAMQLSARGVPALTYGTEEGLTGKKEPENRGDMRFTVDHPLRGWIAKLLELRRGSEALQGGEMLVLAAREDLFAYARVTPDEAVVIAVNRGKAPVDVALPEGLMKAGLSEMLSGFEVPWAQGPGRLHSLIVHPGPVTLFRLKAREAGGFGAVAAQARARWRGQGERRTVVITTDDTSARLVGSGPELGGWKPERSLRPESGGFTLSLPVGGVFEYKLVRDGTPGKFDWEGGDNRLLYVPEGREPLRLNLAWGKR from the coding sequence ATGGTTCTGAGACAGCGGTGGGCCCTGGCGGCCCTCTTCCTCGCGGTGGGCGCGTCGGGCTGCCTGCTGAAGTCGTCGCCCGCGCCCGTGCTGGCGCCCAACGGCACGGTGGTGGCGGTGGCCTACGTGCGCGACGACAAGCTCAAGCGCGGCGTGGTGGCGGACGTGCCGCAGGGCGTGAGGCAGCGCGTGGCGGAGGCGCTGGCCAAGCGCAACCTCCAGGTGCAGGAGGTTCCGTACGAGCAGTACGCCGCCGAGTTCGCGAAGGTGACGGAGTCGCAGCGCCGCTACGCCATGCTGACGGCGCACGCGCCGAACGCGGCGCTGTACCTGCTGGTGGAGACGCGCGTCTCCTTCTTCGGCGAGGTGAGCGGGCGCTTCTCCTGGGAGGTCTTCGTCCGCACGACGGCGGGACGCGCCAACTCCACGCTGGAGGCCACGAGCACCACCCAGGACTACTCCGCCGCGCTCCAGTACGACCAGCAGCGGGAGAACGACGCGCAGTTGGAGGTGTCACGGCAGATTGCCGGTCAGGCCGCGAGCCTGTTCGACTCGTTCCTCGCCTCGCCCATGACGGTGCCGGTGACGGATGGTGGCCCTGCCGTGGTGCCCGGACTGAATGCGCCGGCCGGTGAGGGCATCAAGCCGGGGACGAGCACGCCCTCCGAGCCGCCGAAGCCTCCGGAGGGCGGCGCGGCGGATGGTGGCACGGCGTGGGTGCCTCCGGCGGGGGACGCCATCTACTTCGTGATGGTGGACCGCTTCGCCAACGGCGACGCGCGCAATGACGGGAAGGTGGACCTGAAGGATGCGCAGGCGTTTCACGGGGGCGACCTGCAGGGAGTCATCTCGCGGTTGGACGAGCTGAAGTCGCTCGGTGTCCGCACGGTGTGGCTTTCACCCGTCTTCCAGATGCGGACGGAGAAGTTCTACGGGTACGGCGCCTTTCACGGTTACTGGGTAGAGGACTTCGGGAAGGTGGAGCCGCGCTTCGGTGACGAGGCGTTGCTGGTGAAGCTGTCGGAGGAGCTGCGCCGCCGGGACATGCGGCTGGTGCTGGACGTGGTGCTCAACCACGTGGGCCCGGAGACGAAGCTGGTGCGCGAGAAGCCCCAGTGGTTCCACGGCCTGGGGCCCATCGACAACTGGAACGACCCGCGCGAATTGACGATGCGCGACGTGCACGGGCTGCCGGACCTCGCGGTGGAGAAGGACGAGGTATACCAGCACCTGCTCTCGAACTCGCTGCGGTGGGTGGACGCGGTGAAGCCCGCGGGCTTCCGGCTGGACGCGGTGAAGCACATGCCGCTGGAGTTCTGGGCCCGGTACAACGACGCGCTGCGAGCCCACGCGGGGAAGGACTTCCTGCTGCTGGGGGAGATGCTGGACGGCGACGTGGTGCTGCTCGCGGACACGATGACGAAGGGGCACTTCGGGACGATGTTCGACTTCCCGCTGGCCTTCGCGCTGGTGGATGTCTTCTGCCGGGACCGGTCGCCTTCGCACCTGGGCGCTGTGCTCTTCAACGACAGGCTGTACCCGGCGCCGGGCTCGCTGGTGACGTTGGTGGACAACCATGACTTGCCGCGCGTGATGAGCGAGTGCGGTGGCGACGTGGAGCGGGTGAAGCAGGCGCTGGCGATGCAGCTCAGCGCGCGCGGCGTGCCGGCGCTCACGTATGGGACGGAGGAGGGGCTGACGGGGAAGAAGGAGCCGGAGAACCGCGGGGACATGCGCTTCACGGTGGACCATCCGCTGCGCGGCTGGATTGCGAAGCTGCTGGAGCTGCGGCGCGGCAGTGAGGCCCTCCAGGGTGGCGAGATGCTCGTGCTCGCCGCCCGGGAGGACCTCTTTGCCTACGCCCGCGTGACTCCGGATGAGGCCGTGGTGATTGCGGTGAATCGCGGCAAGGCACCGGTGGACGTGGCGCTCCCGGAAGGGCTCATGAAGGCGGGCCTCTCCGAGATGCTCTCCGGTTTCGAGGTTCCGTGGGCGCAGGGGCCCGGCCGGCTCCATTCCCTCATCGTGCATCCCGGCCCGGTGACGCTGTTCCGACTGAAGGCTCGCGAGGCGGGTGGCTTCGGCGCGGTGGCGGCGCAGGCCCGCGCGCGGTGGCGGGGGCAGGGCGAGCGGCGCACGGTGGTCATCACCACGGACGACACATCGGCGCGACTGGTGGGCAGCGGACCGGAGCTGGGCGGCTGGAAGCCGGAGCGCTCGCTGCGTCCGGAATCAGGCGGATTCACGCTGTCGCTGCCCGTGGGGGGCGTGTTCGAGTACAAGCTCGTGCGTGACGGCACCCCGGGGAAGTTCGACTGGGAGGGCGGAGACAACCGCCTGTTGTACGTGCCCGAAGGCCGCGAGCCCCTCCGCCTGAACCTGGCGTGGGGCAAGCGCTGA
- the hemE gene encoding uroporphyrinogen decarboxylase, producing MNDRLLRAARRQPTDTTPVWLMRQAGRYLPEYRAIRGNIAFLDLCKHPDLAAEVTVQPVTRLGVDAAIIFSDILIPVEAMGIELELGDKGPHFPNPVRTAADIDKLGVPDPVQGTGFVAEAIRRTRKALNDSVPVIGFAGAPFTLAAYMVEGGGSKSYILIKRLMFEQPEVAHRLFKKLTDTLIPYLKMQVEAGASIVQIFDSWGGELSPWDYERFCIPYLTRMVSELKATGVPVIVFGVGMSTHLPLLKRTGADVIGLDWTMPMDEGRKVLGPDVAVQGNLDPLHLFLPREELDGRVRDILLRAGPVGHIFNLGHGILPPTDPEAAKFLVDAVHKHGVALRQGTLK from the coding sequence GTGAACGACCGACTCCTCCGCGCGGCACGCCGCCAGCCCACCGACACGACGCCGGTGTGGCTGATGCGCCAGGCCGGCCGCTACCTGCCCGAGTACCGGGCCATCCGCGGCAACATCGCGTTCCTGGACCTGTGCAAGCACCCGGACCTGGCCGCCGAGGTGACGGTGCAGCCGGTGACGCGCCTGGGCGTGGACGCGGCCATCATCTTCTCGGACATCCTCATCCCCGTGGAGGCGATGGGGATTGAGCTGGAGTTGGGCGACAAGGGCCCGCACTTCCCCAACCCGGTGCGCACGGCGGCGGACATCGACAAGCTGGGCGTGCCGGACCCGGTGCAGGGCACGGGCTTCGTGGCCGAGGCCATCCGCCGCACGCGCAAGGCCTTGAATGACTCGGTGCCCGTCATCGGTTTCGCGGGCGCGCCCTTCACGCTGGCCGCGTACATGGTCGAGGGCGGCGGCTCGAAGAGCTACATCCTCATCAAGCGCCTGATGTTCGAGCAGCCCGAGGTGGCGCACCGCCTCTTCAAGAAGCTGACGGACACGCTGATTCCGTACCTGAAGATGCAGGTCGAGGCGGGCGCGAGCATCGTCCAGATTTTCGACTCGTGGGGCGGCGAGCTGTCGCCGTGGGACTACGAGCGCTTCTGCATTCCGTACCTCACGCGCATGGTGTCCGAGCTGAAGGCCACCGGCGTGCCCGTCATCGTGTTTGGCGTGGGCATGTCCACGCACCTGCCGCTCCTGAAGCGCACGGGCGCGGATGTGATTGGGCTCGACTGGACGATGCCCATGGACGAGGGCCGCAAGGTGCTCGGCCCGGACGTGGCGGTGCAGGGGAACCTGGACCCGCTGCACCTGTTCCTGCCGCGCGAGGAACTGGATGGGCGCGTGAGGGACATCCTCCTGCGAGCCGGGCCCGTGGGGCACATCTTCAACCTGGGCCACGGAATCCTGCCGCCCACGGACCCGGAGGCGGCGAAGTTCCTCGTGGACGCCGTGCACAAGCATGGCGTCGCGCTGAGGCAGGGGACGTTGAAGTAG
- a CDS encoding radical SAM/SPASM domain-containing protein has translation MVNRRIDVSPTDYHPAYVVWELTLACDQPCTHCGSRAGTAREGELSTEEALGVVAQLAAMRAREVVLIGGEAYLHPGFLRIIEALKAAGIRPGLTTGGRGVTAELATEMARAGLYAASVSIDGLEPTHDIMRAARGSFASATAALGYLKSAGIRTAANTNLNRLNQGDLEALYEHLKAQGIGAWQLQITAPLGRAADRPDLLLQPWDLMDLMPRIARLKERAREDRISVMPGNNLGYFGPEEALLRSVHPGGRDHWRGCQAGRYVMGIESNGAVKGCPSLQTAHYVGGNLREQPLERIWKDTPQLAFTRARTVEDLWGFCRTCPFAEVCMGGCSFTAHALFGRPGNNPYCHFRARTRAAEGVRERLVPKAPAPGRPFDNGLYEIVEEPFDAPDPKPELKREYVKTKRWPKPV, from the coding sequence ATGGTGAACCGGCGCATCGACGTGAGCCCCACGGACTACCACCCCGCCTACGTGGTGTGGGAGCTGACGCTCGCGTGCGACCAGCCCTGCACGCACTGCGGCTCACGGGCCGGCACCGCGCGCGAGGGGGAATTGAGCACGGAGGAGGCGCTCGGAGTGGTGGCCCAGCTCGCGGCGATGCGCGCTCGGGAGGTGGTGCTCATCGGCGGCGAGGCGTATCTGCACCCGGGCTTCCTGCGCATCATCGAGGCACTGAAGGCCGCGGGAATCCGTCCGGGCCTGACGACGGGAGGGCGCGGCGTCACCGCCGAGCTGGCCACGGAGATGGCGCGCGCGGGGCTGTACGCGGCCTCGGTGAGTATCGATGGTCTGGAGCCCACGCACGACATCATGCGCGCGGCGCGGGGCAGCTTCGCGTCCGCCACCGCGGCCCTGGGGTATCTCAAGTCCGCCGGCATCCGCACCGCCGCCAATACCAATCTCAACCGGCTCAACCAGGGCGACCTCGAGGCGCTCTATGAGCACCTGAAGGCGCAAGGCATTGGTGCGTGGCAGCTTCAAATCACCGCGCCGCTGGGCCGCGCGGCGGACCGTCCGGACCTGCTGTTGCAACCGTGGGACTTGATGGACCTGATGCCGCGCATCGCCCGGCTGAAGGAGCGCGCGAGGGAAGACCGCATCAGCGTGATGCCGGGGAACAACCTGGGTTACTTCGGTCCTGAGGAGGCGCTGCTGCGCTCGGTTCATCCGGGAGGCAGGGACCACTGGCGGGGCTGTCAGGCGGGGCGCTACGTCATGGGCATCGAGTCGAATGGCGCGGTGAAGGGCTGCCCCTCGCTTCAGACGGCGCACTACGTGGGTGGCAACCTGCGCGAGCAACCGCTGGAGCGCATCTGGAAGGACACGCCGCAGCTCGCCTTCACGAGGGCGCGCACGGTGGAGGACTTGTGGGGCTTCTGCCGCACGTGTCCCTTCGCGGAGGTGTGCATGGGCGGGTGCAGCTTCACCGCGCATGCGCTGTTCGGCCGTCCGGGGAACAATCCGTACTGTCACTTCCGCGCGAGGACGCGAGCGGCGGAAGGCGTGCGGGAGCGGCTGGTTCCGAAGGCGCCGGCCCCGGGACGGCCGTTCGACAACGGGCTCTACGAAATCGTCGAGGAGCCCTTCGACGCGCCAGACCCCAAGCCGGAATTGAAGCGCGAGTACGTGAAGACGAAGCGCTGGCCGAAGCCTGTGTGA
- the fadI gene encoding acetyl-CoA C-acyltransferase FadI, which produces MASEKRKGHPRVAIVRGLRTPFVKAGSVFSGLTALDLGRIVVQELVQRADLDPNIIDQVVFGQVIPTLTAPSIAREVVIAAGLPRKTEAFTVARACATSIQAMTTAANAIAVGEAEVIIAGGTECMSDAPIFTSRPLAQALVAASKGRSLPEKLKPFQKLKAKDLIPVPPAIAEYSTGLTMGESAEKMAKENGISREEQDRIAYNSHRNAARAWKDGLFDNEVMRVPVPPKYEQTVAKDNIVREDTSIDALAQLKPVFDRKYGSITAGNSSPLTDGAAALLLMSEERAKALGYEPLGYLRAHAFAATDPADQLLQGPVYAVPTALKRAGLTLADIDLVEMHEAFAAQVASNLQALASKEFAKKAGWSAPVGEVDRERLNVTGGSIAIGHPFGATGARIVTQALNELKRRNKNTVLCTVCAAGGLGAAVVLERA; this is translated from the coding sequence ATGGCAAGCGAGAAGCGTAAGGGCCACCCGAGGGTGGCCATCGTCCGCGGGCTGCGGACCCCGTTCGTGAAGGCGGGCTCGGTCTTCTCCGGGCTCACCGCGTTGGACCTCGGCCGCATCGTGGTCCAGGAGCTCGTTCAGCGGGCGGACCTCGACCCGAACATCATCGACCAGGTGGTCTTCGGTCAGGTCATCCCCACCCTGACGGCCCCGTCCATCGCCCGCGAGGTGGTGATTGCCGCCGGGCTGCCGCGCAAGACGGAGGCCTTCACCGTGGCGCGCGCCTGCGCCACGTCCATCCAGGCCATGACGACGGCCGCCAACGCCATCGCCGTGGGCGAGGCCGAGGTCATCATCGCCGGCGGCACCGAGTGCATGTCCGACGCCCCCATCTTCACCAGCCGGCCCCTGGCCCAGGCACTGGTCGCCGCGTCCAAGGGGCGCTCGCTGCCGGAGAAGCTCAAGCCCTTCCAGAAGCTCAAGGCCAAGGACCTGATTCCCGTCCCCCCCGCCATCGCCGAGTACTCCACCGGCCTCACCATGGGCGAGAGCGCGGAGAAGATGGCCAAGGAGAATGGAATCAGTCGCGAGGAGCAGGACCGCATCGCCTACAACTCGCACCGCAACGCCGCGCGCGCGTGGAAGGACGGCCTCTTCGACAACGAGGTGATGCGCGTCCCCGTGCCGCCGAAGTACGAGCAGACCGTCGCCAAGGACAACATCGTCCGCGAGGACACCAGCATCGACGCCCTGGCCCAGCTCAAGCCGGTGTTCGACCGCAAGTACGGCTCGATTACGGCCGGCAACTCTTCGCCGCTCACGGACGGCGCCGCGGCGCTGCTCCTCATGAGCGAGGAGCGTGCGAAGGCCCTGGGCTATGAGCCGCTGGGCTACCTGCGCGCGCATGCCTTCGCCGCCACGGACCCGGCGGACCAGCTGCTGCAAGGCCCCGTGTACGCGGTGCCCACGGCCCTCAAGCGCGCGGGCCTGACGCTGGCGGACATTGATTTGGTGGAGATGCACGAGGCGTTCGCCGCGCAGGTGGCGAGCAACCTCCAGGCGCTGGCGTCGAAGGAGTTCGCGAAGAAGGCCGGCTGGAGCGCGCCGGTGGGCGAGGTGGACCGCGAGCGGCTCAACGTGACGGGCGGCTCCATCGCCATTGGCCACCCGTTCGGTGCCACGGGGGCGCGCATCGTCACCCAGGCCCTCAACGAGCTGAAGCGTCGGAACAAGAACACGGTGCTGTGCACCGTCTGCGCCGCCGGTGGCCTTGGGGCCGCGGTGGTCCTGGAGCGTGCGTGA